Sequence from the Blastocatellia bacterium genome:
AACTGCGCGGGCTTTGCCTTACCCGACTCGTAGAAGATCAGGTAGAGCGCCGAGAGCGCAAAGAAGATGACGAAGACGAGCGTCGTCCAGCGGCCCATCAGCGACATCAAGAAGTAGAGCGCCATGCCGATCAGCACCAGGCCGAAGACTTTGCGCACCGTCACCATCCACAGGCCCGAGCGCGGCAGCGATTTGATCGCGCCGGAGAAGGTGCCGAGAATCAAGTAAGGCAGGCCGAGCCCGAGCGCCAGCACGAAAAAGAGCAGGAAGCCATACGCGGCGCTGCCGCGCGCCCCGACTTCGACCAGTAGCGCCAGCACGAACGGGCCGATGCACGGCGCGGCGACGATGCCCATCGTTAGCCCCATCACCAGCGCGCCGACCAGCCCGCTCGTAGATTGCGTGCTGGAGCTGGCAAAGCGGTTCAAGGCTTCGGGAACTTTAATTTCATAAACGCCGAACATTGACAGCGACAGCGCCAGCATCACGCAGGCAAGCGCCACCAGCACGATGGGGTTCTGCAACGCCGCGCCGAACAGGCCGCCTGACTTGGCGGCAATCACGCCGAGAATCGAATAGGTGACCGCCATGCCGATGACATACATCGAAGCCATCGCAAACGTGCGGCCCAGTCGCGGCTTTGCCGCGCCGGCGTTCTGATTGACGAAGAAGCCGATGGTGATAGGGATGATCGGGTAGACGCACGGCGTCAGGTTCAGCGCCAGTCCGGCGAGAAAGACGCCGACGAGAATCGTCACGATGCCTTTGTCGAACAGGCTCGAACGCGAGCCACCGCCGCCGAACTGCGTCAACTCGCCCGCCGCATTCCGGCTGGCCGCAGCATCGAACGCCGGCTGCGCCGCGGCCTTCGCGAAGACATCGGCATTCGCCGCTTTGACGGCTGCCGTAGCCACCGCGACCTTTACAGGGATGGCGAGATCAAGGGTGTCGGGCGCGAGACAAACGCGGTCATTGCAAGCTTGCACGGTGTAGCGGGCGCGAATCTCAAGCGGCCCCGGCCTGATCGAGCTATCGGCTTCGGCGTCGGCCACAACATAGATCGTGCCGTCGTGAACGGCGAGCGCCTCATCGCCGAGGCCGAGCGATTCGAGCTTGATGTACTTGGGCGCGGGATAGGTCGGCTCTTTGATGGCGATGCCGGCGACCGGCTCGAACTGGACTTCAGTGGCGATGAGCCCTGCGGACGGCCGGTGTCCCTGAACGTGATAGCCCTCGGCGATGTCGAGCGCGACGGCGATTTTGAATTTATCGCCGGGCCGAATGGCGTCGGTCGAAACATAGCCTTGCGCTTTGACGACGCCGGCGCTGCCGCGCGCCCCCGTTGCCGCCGTGCCGCCGCTTTGCGCCATCGCCAGGAGCGATGCCGGCAGCAATAACAGCAGCGCCAATCCTATTCGTCCGAAGAATGCTTTTCTCATCATAGACCGACTCTCAATTCAGAACCGTTCACTTGTAGCGCAAGCTGTTAGCTTGCGCACGCCCATGCGCAAGCTAACAGCTTGCGCTACACCGGACAATTATCTAATGGCCGTGCCCGGTGGCTTGCGCTATCTCCGGCGTCACTTCGTTTAAGCCAATCACCTTACCGCCGTTTGCCGCAACAAAGGTCTCGGCATCGGCGCGCTTCGTGAAAGCCAAGAAATCCGGCCCCATCGGCCCTTCGACGCGGCTGCCATAAACGAGCGCCGCCTGCCGCCCATCCACAGGCTGGTGCGTTTGATAATCCTTGAACACGACTCGCGCGATGTTGGCGCGTTCCTGCTGCGCCGCCGCCGCCTTGTATTTGGCGGGCGCGGTGTAAAACGCCAGCAAATCGCCGGGCGATTCAAACATCAGCTTGGTGCCGTCGTTGTAATAAATCTCTGCCGTCGTCTCGTCCGCGCCGCTCACCTGCATGCCGCACACAGGGCAGTTGCCCGTCGCGGCGTCCGCCTTCACCGTCGCCGGGCGAGACGGCCCACACGCGGAAAGGCAAAAGACGAGAAACAGGAGCGACGCGGCGACGCGGAGACGCGGAGACGCAGAGACAGATGCAAGACTCGAATGATAGAAAGAGGCTCTCATATAAAAATCCCTCGCCGCGTCCCCGCTTCTCCGTGTCGCCGCGTCGCTCTTTCCCCGCGTCGCCGCGTCGCCTTATTCGCCGACGGCTTCAATCCAGCCGCCGCCGACCACGCGGTCGCCGTCATAAAAGACCGCCGCCTGGCCGGGCGTGATGGCGGCCTGCGCTTCATCAAAGACGACGCGCACGCGGCCTGCGCCGAGCGGCGTGATCGTCGCCATCGCTTCCACGGCGCGATAGCGGACGCGCGCGGCGGCACGCACAGGCTCTGTCGGCGGCGCAATGGCGATCCAGTTCACGCCGTTGGCAGTAAACGATGACTGGTACAGCGCTTCGTGCTTGCCGACGACCAGTTGATTGCGCGGCACATCGATCTTGACGACGTAGAGCGGCTCGGGCGAGCTGATGCGCAGCCCGCGGCGCTGGCCGACCGTGTAGCGATGCAGACCGCCGTGCTCACCGATGACCTCGCCCTCTGCGGTGGTAATCTCGCCCGTCTGAAGCGTCCGGTCGTCGCCCCGGTTCATCTCATAGCGCGCGTACTTCTCGACGAAAGCCGCATAGTTGCCATCGGGCACGAAACAGATCTCCTGGCTTTCGGGCTTTTCGGCGGTTTCCAGTCCGAGCGTGCGGGCGATCTCGCGCGCCTCGGCTTTCGTCATGTTGCCGAGCGGGAAGACGGCGTGCGCCAATTGCTTCTGCGTCATCTCGAAGAGAAAGTACGATTGATCTTTCGAGAGATCGCGCCCCTTAAGCAGCGTATATCGCCCGCTCCGCTCGTCGTATTCCACGCGCGCGTAATGGCCGGTCGCAACGCGAGTGGCGCCGACTTCTCTAGCGGTGCTGACCAGCCGCGCGAACTTCAGTTTTGTATTGCACGAAACGCAAGGAATCGGCGTGCGGCCCGCGAGATAGTCGGCGACGAACGGGCGCACGACGGCGCGCTCGAAATCAGCTTCGAGATTGAGAACGTAAAACGGGAAGCCCAGACCTTCGGCGACCAGGCGCGCGTCATAGACATCGTCGAGCGAGCAACAGCGGCTCGGTTGCGGCTCGTCGCCGGGCGCCAGCCGTCGCCGCTGATTCCACAACTGCATCGTGAAGCCGACAAGGTCGTGGCCTTGATTCTTGAGAATCGCGGCGGCCACCGAGCTATCGACGCCGCCGCTCATTGCTACTGCGATCTTTGCCATAACACTTCATACTTTGCCCGCCCCGCAAGCCAGTGCTATGATCCTTTTTCACATGGCGCACAGTCAGGGGCGCAGGCTGGTTCTAAAGTTTGAAATTATACACGAGTGGTTGCTGGAGAGCCAATTTCGCAGTCTTACACCAGGACGATGATTACCAAACACAAGACCGTTGAACAAGACATCGAGAAGTACACACTGGCGCGCGAGCCCTATTATCTCGCCGTCGCTGATGAAGTCGAGCTTTTTGAAGCCGCCTATCGCGCCAAGCTGCCGGTGATGCTCAAAGGCCCGACCGGATGCGGCAAGACGCGCTTCATCGAATACATGGCGTGGCGGCTGTCGCGCCCGCTGGTGACGGTTGCCTGTCACGAAGACCTCTCATCAACCGACCTCGTCGGCCGCTTTCTGCTCGAAGGCGACGAGACCGTCTGGCACGATGGCCCGCTGACGACCGCCGTTAAAGCCGGCGCCATCTGCTATCTCGATGAAGTGGTCGAGGCGCGCAAAGACACGATTGTGCTGATTCACCCGCTGACGGACGACCGCAGGATTCTGCCGGTCGAAAAGCGCGGCACCATCTTGCGAGCGACTGACGATTTTCTGCTGGTCGTTTCCTACAATCCCGGCTATCAAAGCGTCTTGAAAGATTTGAAGCAGTCCACACGGCAGCGCTTCGTGTCGCTGGAATTCGATTACCCGCCGCCGCCGCTCGAAGCCGACATCCTGATGCACGAGGGCGGCGTCGACGAGCAGACGGCGCGCGACCTGGTGCTGATCGGCGAGAAGGTGCGCAACCTCAAAGGCCACGGCCTGGAAGAAGGCGTTTCGACGCGCCTGCTGGTCTACGCCGCGCAACTGGTATCGAGCGGCATCGCGCCGCACATCGCCTGCGAAGTCGCCATCATCAGCCCCATCACCGATGACCGCGAGCTGCAACGCTCGATGCGCGAGATCGTCACGACCGTAATCTAGGCATTCATTCCAAGCGAATCGAGAATTGCCCTCAGGCGGTGCCACTCGCGCCACTCGCGGGCGGCGCTCTTTTCAAGCTGCGCATTGAGCGCCGCGCGCTGCTCAAGCTCAGGCACGCGCACAGGTGTGGCCGCCAGGGTCGCGGGCTGCAAGCGCGGGCGCGTGCCGCCGCCACCCGCCGGCAGGTTGGCGAGAAATGACGCCGAACGCCCAACCGCCCACCAGAAATAGACCATCCCATCGCGCGGCACGAGCTGAACAAATTCGGACTTCACCGCAAAACTGAGCGGGCCGCGGCGTCCGAGCCACGCGGCGCGCGGCGTCACGATGATGTTGCCGAGATAGGCGCGCATCGTCCCCATCAACAACGCCCGCTCGCCGATCAAGCAGAACCTCGATGGCGCAACTTGAACCGCTCCTTGTTGATTCGCTTCTTCAAGCCTGAAGGTCAGATGATCGCCGCCGCTGATATCGCCATATTCAATCGGGCGAAAGGGCGAAGACGAATCGCTGGCCGAACGGCGCAGGCCGCGCACCTCGACATAATCGCCGAAAAGGGCGCTTGCTTTGGCCGACTGGTAAAGGTGCGGGTCCCAGATGGCCGGCTGTCGCTGTCGCTCTTCAACAATGCGGACGAATAGTGTGCCGTGCTTGTTCATCATCATCCTTCATTCAAGCCCAGGGCCTCGCGGACGTCCTCGCGGGCGACGATCTCAGCTAACTGATTCGAGCCATCTTTCATTCGCCGGTTGAGCTGCACACCGGCTGTGGGCGCGCTGGCAAAGACGGCCTGATGGCATTGCCGCTCGGCCTGTGGGTCGCGCTTGTCGAGGATGAGAAGGTCTGCGCGCGCCGTCGTGCCGGCGGCCATGTGAAAGATGCCTTCGGGCAGTGTGATGACGCCACGCATATGCCAACGCTCTTCGACCGCCGCGCGCAGCCTGCGAAACTCGGCATTGACGATCAGCGAATGCGGCAGCAAACAGACCAGTCGCCCGCCCGGTCGCAGCAGCTCGAAACAGACATCGAGAAACACCGCGTCACTCGTGCGGTAGCCGAGCGCGAACAGCCGGCTACGGCTCGGCACCGCGTCAAGCGACAGCGAAAACGGCGGGTTGGCGAGAATGTAATCGACGCGGCCGCGCCATCGCCTGAGCGGCGCGGCGAACTCATAAAGGTTCGCTTCGATCAATGTCCGCCGGTGATGTGCGGGCGCGGCCAGGCAAAGCGAGATGGCGGTGAGCGCCACGAGTGAGGGCTCGATCTCGTTGCCGACCAGATGGCAACGGGCCTCGCCCCAACGCTCGGATGCGGCCAGCAAGAAACCGCCGCCGCCACAGGTCGGGTCCATAATCACCGCCCCATCAACTCGTGGCAGCAAGCGCGCCATGCTTTCGGCGACCGGGCGCGGCGTGAAGAACTTGCCTGAGCCTTCGCGGAATCGACGCCCGACGAAATGCAAATACCAGTCGGCCAGCCGTTCGCCGCGTCGGTCTGTGCCGACTACTTCGTCAAGCAAACGCGCCAGCCCGGCGTCCCGACGCAAGACGGCCAGGGATGGTTTCAAACCTTTGAGGCGTGCGGCCTGTGGCTCAGAGAGACGGCAAGCGGCCGCGTTCAGATAACGCGCGGCCAGAAGGCGAAACGCCGCTTCGCCTTCAATGCCATGGCGGCGCAGCTTGCGCTCGAGCGCCTGTTTGTCATCGGTTGCGGTTTGCCTGATCATCGGATTGCGTAGTTTGGCGCGGGCTTGCGGCGAGAGCTCGCGGCGCGCCGAAAGACCCTCTTGAAATCGTTTGCCGGGTGTGGCACTGTGTAATTGCTCTTTCGCCCCGATCTCGTGGCAGCGCCGGTAACGATGATTTAGAGTGAAGGTGTGGGCAGACGATCATGAACAAGGGTCAGCAAGCTTGGATCAGAGTGCGGGGAGCGCCGGACGATCCCGAATCGTTCGACCTCGCGACCTGGAACGGCATTGTCTGGCAAATCCCGCGCACCAATTCGCTCGGCGATGTGATCCATATTCAAATCCCCGATTACATGGTGGTCGAAACCATGCCGGCGACCACTAACCCGCAAGACATCTACCGCAAGCTCAGAGAAGAACGCGAGCTGTAGCGCGTTCTTCCCGCCTAACGCGCGGCGCGACCGGCCACAGGGTTGCGCAACTGGCCGATGCCCGCAATCGTGATCTCGATCTGTTCGCCGCCCTGTAAATAGATCGGCGGGTCCATGAAGACGCCGACGCCGGAAGGCGTGCCGGTGCTGACGATGTCGCCGGGCCGCAAGGTCAAATCCTGCGAGATGAACTCGACCAGTTGCGCTATCTTGAAAATCAAATCGCTGGTGTTCGATTGCTGGCGCAATTCGCCGTTGACGCGCAGCGAGATATCGAGGGCGTGCGGATCAGCGATCTCATCTTGCGTCACCAGCCAGGGGCCGCACGGCGCAAAGGTGTCCAATCCTTTGGCGCGCACCCACTGTTTTTCGCGCGCTTGCAGGTCGCGCGCCGTCACGTCGTTCACAATCGTATAGCCGGCGACATAATCGAAAGCGTCTGCGGCGCTAACCGAGCGCGCTTCCCTGCCGATGACGAAAGCCAGCTCGGCTTCATAGTCCACGCGCTCGCTGGCGTGCGGCAATTGAATCGGCTCGTCGGCGGCAATCAGCGCGGTGACGTTCTTTGAGAAGATCAGCGGCGACTCAGGCGGCTTGATGTTCTGCTCGGCGGCGTGCGCCGCATAGTTCAAGCCGACAGCGAGAATCTTCCCCGGCCTTAACACCGGCGGATTCAACTTTATGGAGTCGAGAGGCAGAAGCGGTCCCGACTCTTTGTGCGCGGCAACCAGAGCCGAGAGCCTTTCGACGCCCAGCCGATAGAGATCGAGCGCGTCTTCCAGGCGCGGATGTGATTCGCGCCACTCGCCCGCGGACGCGGCCCCGGTCGCCGCCAAAGCCGTCACATCGAGCACTTCATCGCCGACGACGACGCCGGCGTGGTTGGCGTCGCCGATCTTCATGGATAAAAGTTTCATCAAGCCTCCGTTGCCTGCCTTAGTCGGCGCCAGCCGATTGCGCCGCAGGAAAGCGATGATGACGAAGCGCGCGCGCTGCCGTCAAGTCTTCAGGTTGCTCGGCGCTGCCGCCATCGCTTATGCTGTCACGTCAACATCATCTCGGAGAAAATAATGATCATCCCTTTCAGCGAAATCCGTCACCTGATTCCCGGCTACACCTTCAACGAATATGGCCAGTTGACCGGCCATTACGTGCATGCCGACCGCATCATCTGTGAAAGGACTGATGGCCGCGTCAAGGTGTGGCTCGACCGGGAATCGTTCGACGCCAAAGACCCGGAGCGGCTCATCTGCGATTACGCCGAATCCGACCTGCTCGGAAGGTGACGAGTGACAGGTGACAAGAAAGGTTCGTCGTGAGTCTCTGCGTCTTGTCACCTGTCACCTGTCACTCCTTACTTCTATAGATGGAACAGCGACTCACATTCATCGGCTTCGGCAACGTGGCACGAGCGTTTGCGCGCATCCTTGCGGAGCGCCGCGCGCGGCTCGAAGCGGGATATGATTTAACGACGCGGACGACCGGCATCGCTACGGCGCGGCACGGCTGCATTCTCGCTTCAGAGATCGATCTCTGCGAAGCGGCTGAATGTGTCGAGCGCGGCCAATCGCTGACGACGCTGCCTGGCGTCGTCGCGGTGGATGATGCCTTTAGCGTTATCGCCCGCGGCGAGGCTGACGTTATCTTTGAAACGTCGCCGCTCAATCCAATGACCGGCGAGCCCGCCGCTTCGCACATTCGCCGGGCGCTGGCGCGCTCGCTGCACGTCGTCACGGCGAATAAAGGCCCGCTGGCCTTCGCTTATCGTGAGTTGCGGTCGCTTGCCGCCGACAACGGCGCGCGGTTTCGTTTTGAAGGCACGGTGATGGATGGCGCGCCGGTCTTTAACCTCGTCGAATCCTGCCTGAAGGGCGTACAGATTCTCGGTTTCACCGGATTGCTCAACAGCACGACCAATATCATCTTGAGCGGCATGGAAGCCGGTCAGTCGTTTGACGCGGCGCTCTCAGACGCGGTGCGGCGCGGCATCGCCGAAGCCGACGCTGATTACGACATCGACGGCTGGGACGCGGCGGTCAAGGCGGTCGCGCTCGCCAACGTCTTGATGCATGCGGACGCCCGCCCAAACGATGTCGCGCGAGTAGGTATTCGCGGCATCTCCGTCGAACAATTGCGCCAGGCGTCAGATCAAGGCCGCGCGATTCGTTTGCTGGCGCGCGGCGAGCGCACCGCGAGCGGTGTGCGTCTATCGGTCGTGCCGGAAGCCCTGCCGCTGAACTCGCCATTGGGCGCGGCGCGCGGCGCGTCGAACGCCGTAACGCTCAAGACCGATCTGATGGGCGAGTTGACCCTCACCGAAGACGATCCCGGCGTCGCGCAGACCGCCTACGCCTTGTTGAGCGACCTGCTGCGCATTCATTCGAGTGACAAGTGACAAAGCGGAAGGGAGTCAGGAGTCAGAATGAAGAAGGAAGTCGGCGGCAGCCAGTACGCTTGTCCGCCGGCGCTTCTATTCTATCTTTTAGGCTCCCCTTCCTTTTCCATTCTGACTCCTGACTCCTGACTACGGATATTGTCCCTTGTCGCCCCATAAACATTTCGGAACTTTGTGGTTAGCCGGACGTGTGTGAGAAAGGGTATAATGATGGAGGATCAACCCAAAGAGGAAACGCGGACTGAATGGCCACAGTCATCTCTCAGGCGCAAGCGATAGGATTCAGCGGCAGCCGCTCGGTCGAGGCGGCCAGCGACCACGAGTTGCTGGAAGCTATCCGTGATGGCGACGAGGCGGCGTTCCAGGAGATCGTCCGCCGCTACCGCAATCCCATCACCAACTTCATCTACCGGATGCTTGATGATTACGAACGCAGTGTCGAGCTGGCGCAAGAGACCTTCATCCGAATTTATACGAGCGCGTCGCGTTACCAGGCGAACTACAGCTTCTCGACCTACATTTATCGCATCGCCTCGAACCTCGCCATCAGCGAATTGCGCCGCCGCAAGCGCCGCAAGCTGGTGTCGCTGTTCTCGCCGTTTACCAACGACGAGGGCGAAGCCATTGAGCTGGACCCGCCCGACGCCAACCCGTTGCAGGACGAGACGCTCATCCGCGACGAGCGTCGCAAGGCTGTGGCGCGCGCCATCTCGTCACTGCCGGAGAAGTACCGCGCCGCCATCGTGCTGCGTGACGTCGAAGGCTTGAGCTATGACCGCATCGCCGAGGTGCTGAAGTTATCGGAAGGCACGGTCAAGTCGCGCATCAACCGCGCCCGCAACCTGCTGAAGGAAAAATTGAGCGCGTACATTTGAGGGTGACCCGCTCTGGAGTTGAGTTATGAAAGTCTGTAGCGAAATCAAGAGGCGGATAGACGAGACTGAAGATGTCGAGCTGTTCGATATCGAAGTCGCGCGGCACACGGATGCTTGCGGCGAATGTCGCCGCTTTGCCAGCGAGCGCGCGGCGCTGCGCAATCTGCTCGCCGCGACGGCGCGCGTCACTGCGCCACCCAACTTTAACGCCGTGCTTGAGGCGCGGCTCGCCGCGGTCAAAGCGCGCCGGCCGCTGGCCTGGCTCAACCCGGCTTTCTATCTGCGCGTCGGCGCGGCGACGGCGGCGCTCACCGTCGCCGTCTTTGTCGCGCAATACAACGGCCTGTTTGGCGCATCGCCGGTTGACGGGATTCAGCCGCAAGCCCAGGCAAACACTTCTGGCCTGATCGCCGGCGCGATTCAAAACGGCTTGCCATCGCAGTTCTTCACTCCCCAAGCTCCGGCGAATAACGCAGCCGGGGAGCGTGATACAGCGCGCGGCGTCATTGCGGTCGCCGCAGTGAACGGACATGCAGGCAACCACGCGCGCGCCATCCGACGCGGCGCAGGCGTGCCGCTGCTGGCTCCTGTGGACGCCGCTTTTGTAGACAGTGGCGCGATCCTGATCCCCGGCAAAAATGGCGGGCGCGATGTCACCGTGCCGACCGTCAGCGTCGGCGCGCAGCCGATGCTTTATGTCAACGCGGGCCGGCAGCCGCAAACCACGCGCACCGTCCCTGTGTCGTTTTAGGATAACCGAGCCCGGCAGGCCCGGCAGTACGCCATCAAAGCGCGTCGTCTATTTTCTATCTTCATGAGTAAAGTTGCGGTACTTCTTTTCGTCGTCCTCTGCACGCTGAGCGCCGCGGCGCAGACGCCGCCGTCGCCTTCGGCACCGCCCAACCCGTGGACCGTTTCGGTCGTCCACACGGTCGATTTTCAGAAGCACGTCGAGTGGATGAAGCGCCAGGGCAACGAGCGCATCGCCGTCCCGGCGTCGCCGCCGGCCTACGTTTATAACTTCGCTACCGGCCTGGTGATTGACGATCAGGGCCACGTGATTACACGGCTCGTCAATCTGACGCCGCTCGACAAAGAGCCGCTCATCAACGTGACGGCGGCAGACGGTTCGGCGCACAAAGCACGGCTGATCGGCATGGACGGCGCCACCGGCTTCGCCCTGCTCGAAGTCGCTTCGCTCAAGAGCGGCCAGCCGAAGCTGGCGCCCGCCGGGGCGCTCAACGCCGGCGCCCGCGTGCAGATTCTCAGCACAGACATCCAGCAACAGGTGCAGACGACGACGCAAGGCCCGCGTTTGGTCTTTACAACGGCAATCACTGTCGCGCAGGGCAGCATCGGTCAAAGCAGCATCTACGCGAAAGCGCGCGGCGCGCTGACGGTTTATTCCGGGAGCTTGCTGTCACGCAACGACAGCAGCGTCGTCGTCACCCCCGACAATCAGGTCGTCGGCATCGCGCAGTACGCCGGCTTCGGTCGCGCCTACCTGTTCCCGCTGACCTTCATCCGCGACACCGTCGCGCGCCGTGTGATGGAGAAGAAAGGCTTCGTGCCCGCCGGCTGGCTGGGAGCGCGCGGCGACAGTATCGCGCAACTGGCGGACGACGAGTTCAACCAGACGGGGTTGCCGAGCCGCGCCGGAGTCATCTTGCGACAGGTCGCGCCCGAAAGTCCCGCGGCGTTGAGCGGCATGCAGCCGGGCGATGTGATTCTCAGCGTTGACGGCTTTGACATTGTCAGCGCCGCCGATTTGATCGCCCTGCTGTCGATGTCGCCGGCGGGCCGCAAGGTGACGATTCACGCCTCGCGCAATCACCAGGCAATCGAGTTCACCGCGACGCTCGGGGCGCGCGCCGACAGCGAATGGCGCTATTCGTTCTCGACTTCCGAGCAGCAGTTAGAGCCGCTCGAAGTGCAACGCGCACAGCTCGAAAAGCGGCGGCTGGAATTGGTCCAGCGCCACTTCAAGTACAAAGAGGAGGCCGCCAAAACGGCCTCGCGCGAAGCCGGCGAAGCGCTCAACGAAATCGATTACGAGATACGCAACATCAACGAGTCGTTGCGCGCTATCGAAAACATGATGCACCAATCGTCAGCGCCGCCGCGGCCCGACCTGACGAAAGAGATCATTGGCGGCGATTTCGTCGTCGGCAACCTGAATGAGCAACTCGCCGGTTACCTTAAAGTGCCGAAGGGCGGGGTGTGGGTCAAAGAAGTGGCCCCGGGTAGCACGGCGGCGCGCATCGGCCTGAAGGCCGGCGACGTCATCGTCAGCGTTCAGGAGCAAGAGCTGACCAGCGTCGAACAACTGCTCACGGTGATTAATTCAAAAAGCGGCAAGATCACCCTCAAGGTCATCCGCAACAATCAGCCGCTCTCGATCAGCTTTGGAAATGAACAACAGTGAAACAGGGGCTAGGGACTGGGGGCAGTCCCGTAGGGACGCCATGTTTATAGTCACCGGAGATAAGAAAGAACCGAGCCCCGAAGGGGCGAAATGTCTAGATGCCGCTCCTACGGAGCTTGAAGCACAAGCCGACTCGATGAC
This genomic interval carries:
- a CDS encoding cytochrome c biogenesis protein CcdA, with the protein product MMRKAFFGRIGLALLLLLPASLLAMAQSGGTAATGARGSAGVVKAQGYVSTDAIRPGDKFKIAVALDIAEGYHVQGHRPSAGLIATEVQFEPVAGIAIKEPTYPAPKYIKLESLGLGDEALAVHDGTIYVVADAEADSSIRPGPLEIRARYTVQACNDRVCLAPDTLDLAIPVKVAVATAAVKAANADVFAKAAAQPAFDAAASRNAAGELTQFGGGGSRSSLFDKGIVTILVGVFLAGLALNLTPCVYPIIPITIGFFVNQNAGAAKPRLGRTFAMASMYVIGMAVTYSILGVIAAKSGGLFGAALQNPIVLVALACVMLALSLSMFGVYEIKVPEALNRFASSSTQSTSGLVGALVMGLTMGIVAAPCIGPFVLALLVEVGARGSAAYGFLLFFVLALGLGLPYLILGTFSGAIKSLPRSGLWMVTVRKVFGLVLIGMALYFLMSLMGRWTTLVFVIFFALSALYLIFYESGKAKPAQFAWLLRVIGIGAAAVAIWLVVPKKVEAEIEWQPYSEAAVAQAQREGRGVIIDAYATWCIPCKELDQATFTEASVKREAERFVTLKLDLTSPEKGSEAARARDKFGVRGVPTVVFIDATGHERDELRLEGFEKPALFLSRMKQVPGGQPAATQIAKARADDKAPLSDATADGAGGALPALSLSLLSSGALNTDQLRGKVTVINFWATWCVPCKAEIPMFNRFITDYKARGLEIVGISLDEEGAAKVRPFVKDNPMSYTVAIGDKQTAAAFNVDDSQLPVTLIADKQGRIRYRHLGLPKSNDEFESKITELLNE
- a CDS encoding nitrous oxide reductase accessory protein NosL — protein: MKADAATGNCPVCGMQVSGADETTAEIYYNDGTKLMFESPGDLLAFYTAPAKYKAAAAQQERANIARVVFKDYQTHQPVDGRQAALVYGSRVEGPMGPDFLAFTKRADAETFVAANGGKVIGLNEVTPEIAQATGHGH
- the mnmA gene encoding tRNA 2-thiouridine(34) synthase MnmA — translated: MAKIAVAMSGGVDSSVAAAILKNQGHDLVGFTMQLWNQRRRLAPGDEPQPSRCCSLDDVYDARLVAEGLGFPFYVLNLEADFERAVVRPFVADYLAGRTPIPCVSCNTKLKFARLVSTAREVGATRVATGHYARVEYDERSGRYTLLKGRDLSKDQSYFLFEMTQKQLAHAVFPLGNMTKAEAREIARTLGLETAEKPESQEICFVPDGNYAAFVEKYARYEMNRGDDRTLQTGEITTAEGEVIGEHGGLHRYTVGQRRGLRISSPEPLYVVKIDVPRNQLVVGKHEALYQSSFTANGVNWIAIAPPTEPVRAAARVRYRAVEAMATITPLGAGRVRVVFDEAQAAITPGQAAVFYDGDRVVGGGWIEAVGE
- a CDS encoding CbbQ/NirQ/NorQ/GpvN family protein: MITKHKTVEQDIEKYTLAREPYYLAVADEVELFEAAYRAKLPVMLKGPTGCGKTRFIEYMAWRLSRPLVTVACHEDLSSTDLVGRFLLEGDETVWHDGPLTTAVKAGAICYLDEVVEARKDTIVLIHPLTDDRRILPVEKRGTILRATDDFLLVVSYNPGYQSVLKDLKQSTRQRFVSLEFDYPPPPLEADILMHEGGVDEQTARDLVLIGEKVRNLKGHGLEEGVSTRLLVYAAQLVSSGIAPHIACEVAIISPITDDRELQRSMREIVTTVI
- a CDS encoding N-6 DNA methylase yields the protein MIRQTATDDKQALERKLRRHGIEGEAAFRLLAARYLNAAACRLSEPQAARLKGLKPSLAVLRRDAGLARLLDEVVGTDRRGERLADWYLHFVGRRFREGSGKFFTPRPVAESMARLLPRVDGAVIMDPTCGGGGFLLAASERWGEARCHLVGNEIEPSLVALTAISLCLAAPAHHRRTLIEANLYEFAAPLRRWRGRVDYILANPPFSLSLDAVPSRSRLFALGYRTSDAVFLDVCFELLRPGGRLVCLLPHSLIVNAEFRRLRAAVEERWHMRGVITLPEGIFHMAAGTTARADLLILDKRDPQAERQCHQAVFASAPTAGVQLNRRMKDGSNQLAEIVAREDVREALGLNEG
- a CDS encoding fumarylacetoacetate hydrolase family protein, translated to MKLLSMKIGDANHAGVVVGDEVLDVTALAATGAASAGEWRESHPRLEDALDLYRLGVERLSALVAAHKESGPLLPLDSIKLNPPVLRPGKILAVGLNYAAHAAEQNIKPPESPLIFSKNVTALIAADEPIQLPHASERVDYEAELAFVIGREARSVSAADAFDYVAGYTIVNDVTARDLQAREKQWVRAKGLDTFAPCGPWLVTQDEIADPHALDISLRVNGELRQQSNTSDLIFKIAQLVEFISQDLTLRPGDIVSTGTPSGVGVFMDPPIYLQGGEQIEITIAGIGQLRNPVAGRAAR
- a CDS encoding homoserine dehydrogenase, translating into MEQRLTFIGFGNVARAFARILAERRARLEAGYDLTTRTTGIATARHGCILASEIDLCEAAECVERGQSLTTLPGVVAVDDAFSVIARGEADVIFETSPLNPMTGEPAASHIRRALARSLHVVTANKGPLAFAYRELRSLAADNGARFRFEGTVMDGAPVFNLVESCLKGVQILGFTGLLNSTTNIILSGMEAGQSFDAALSDAVRRGIAEADADYDIDGWDAAVKAVALANVLMHADARPNDVARVGIRGISVEQLRQASDQGRAIRLLARGERTASGVRLSVVPEALPLNSPLGAARGASNAVTLKTDLMGELTLTEDDPGVAQTAYALLSDLLRIHSSDK
- a CDS encoding sigma-70 family RNA polymerase sigma factor produces the protein MATVISQAQAIGFSGSRSVEAASDHELLEAIRDGDEAAFQEIVRRYRNPITNFIYRMLDDYERSVELAQETFIRIYTSASRYQANYSFSTYIYRIASNLAISELRRRKRRKLVSLFSPFTNDEGEAIELDPPDANPLQDETLIRDERRKAVARAISSLPEKYRAAIVLRDVEGLSYDRIAEVLKLSEGTVKSRINRARNLLKEKLSAYI
- a CDS encoding PDZ domain-containing protein, which encodes MSKVAVLLFVVLCTLSAAAQTPPSPSAPPNPWTVSVVHTVDFQKHVEWMKRQGNERIAVPASPPAYVYNFATGLVIDDQGHVITRLVNLTPLDKEPLINVTAADGSAHKARLIGMDGATGFALLEVASLKSGQPKLAPAGALNAGARVQILSTDIQQQVQTTTQGPRLVFTTAITVAQGSIGQSSIYAKARGALTVYSGSLLSRNDSSVVVTPDNQVVGIAQYAGFGRAYLFPLTFIRDTVARRVMEKKGFVPAGWLGARGDSIAQLADDEFNQTGLPSRAGVILRQVAPESPAALSGMQPGDVILSVDGFDIVSAADLIALLSMSPAGRKVTIHASRNHQAIEFTATLGARADSEWRYSFSTSEQQLEPLEVQRAQLEKRRLELVQRHFKYKEEAAKTASREAGEALNEIDYEIRNINESLRAIENMMHQSSAPPRPDLTKEIIGGDFVVGNLNEQLAGYLKVPKGGVWVKEVAPGSTAARIGLKAGDVIVSVQEQELTSVEQLLTVINSKSGKITLKVIRNNQPLSISFGNEQQ